DNA sequence from the Geminocystis sp. M7585_C2015_104 genome:
AATTACCTGACCACCCTTGGCCAACCCCCAGAGGAGGATCATGCCATGTTGGCAGAATTGGGGTTAGAAGGGGGGGAGGCGCCCGTTAATATTCGCTAGGCTAACTGTCATACACATTCCCCCCAACTGTCACAAAAAAGCCACAAAAAAGCGGGGTATAAATCCCCGCCTACTTGTATTACTAAATGGCTAACTAGGCAACAGTAGCCAATTTCACATCACTGCTGTCTAGCAGCCGTTGTAATTCCTCCCCGTCTACGGTTTCTTTTTCCACGAGCATCTGTGCCAATTTGTCCAGAATCTCACGGTTTTCCATGAGAATTTGTTTTGCCCTCTGATAGGCCTTGTCTACCATTTTCTTCACTTCCTCGTCTATGGCGGCGGCTGTAGCATCTGAGTAGTCGCGGTCAGAGGCGATTTCCCGGCCCAAAAAGATACTACCGTTTTGACGACCCAGGGCTACAGGTCCTAGACGATCGCTCATCCCGAAACGGGTGACCATTTGTCGGGCTACTCTGGTAACCTGTTGTAGGTCATTGGAGGCACCAGTGGTAATTTCCTCCTCGCCAAAGACGATTTCTTCCGCTGCACGGCCGCCGAGGGCAACTGTCATCTGGTTTTCCAGATAGGCGCGGGAGTACAAGCCGGATTCCATGCGCTCTTCACTGGGGGTGAACCAGGTGAGACCGCCGGCACGACCACGGGGGATTATACTAATTTTCTGAATGGGGTCATAGTCGGGTAGTAGTGCACCCACCAGGGCATGGCCAGCCTCGTGATAGGCTACCAATTCTTTGCGTTTCTGGCTCATTACCCGATTTTTCTTCTCTGGCCCGGCCAAAACCCGCTCAATAGCGTCGTTAATCTCATTCATGGTAATTTCTGTCAGGTTGCGACGGGCGGCTAGTATGGCCGCCTCGTTGAGTAGGTTGGCCAAATCAGCACCGGTGAAGCCAGGGGTGCGACGGGCAATTTTTTCAAGATCCACATCGCTGGCTAGACTCTTACCACGGGCGTGGACTTTGAGAATCTCACAACGCCCTGCATAGTCGGGACGGTCCACTACTATCTGACGGTCGAAACGTCCTGGACGCAACAGGGCTGGGTCTAATACATCCGGGCGGTTGGTGGCGGCTATTACGATTACACCAGTGTTACCCTCAAAGCCATCCATTTCTGTAAGGAGTTGGTTAAGGGTTTGTTCTCTTTCATCATTGCCACCACCTAAACCAGCCCCTCTTTGTCTGCCCACGGCGTCAATCTCGTCGATGAAGACGATACAGGGGGCATTTTGCTTGGCCTGTTCAAACAGATCACGAACTCTGGAGGCCCCTACCCCCACAAACATTTCCACAAACTCCGAACCGGAGATGCTGAAGAAGGGTACACCGGCCTCCCCCGCCACGGCTTTAGCAAGGAGGGTTTTGCCAGTTCCCGGTGGCCCTACCAATAGTACTCCCTTGGGAATTTTCGCCCCCACTGCCGTGAAGCGCTCACCATTTTTCAAAAAGTCTACCACTTCTGCCAATTCCAGCTTGGCCTGTTCTATCCCGGCCACGTCGTTGAAGGTGACCTGGGTTTGGGGTTCCATTTGCACCCTTGCCCGGGATTTCCCAAAGTTCATGGCTTGGGATCCCGGTCCATTGGCCGCTCTACGCAGTAATACAAAAAGCCCTACTAACAAAAGGACTGGGAAGAACAAACTACTGAGAGCTCTGAGCCAGAAACTGTCATCGCTTTGGGGCAACACTACTATATCTACCCCGTTTTGGGTGAGGATGTCGATTAATTCGGGATCTTCTGGTAAATTAACCAGGTATCTCTGCCCATCCTTGGCGGTAGCAATAGCCTGAGTGCGATCTGCCGTAATGCTTACTCTTTCTACCCTGTCTTGCTGTACTTGTTGGAGAAACTCGCTATACTTCCAAGTGGATTGGCTGCCTTGGGGGCGATCTAAAAAGGCAGTGCTCAGGGCTATTACCACTACCGCGAGAATGGCATACAGTCCGACATTACGCCATTTTTTGTTATTCCTGTTCACCCTTGTTATAGCCTCCTTTTATCCTTCTGTTTATTGTATCAACAGGCCTTTTTCGCTTTTTTGCCTTATTATCTTCTATGTTAACTTATGTTAAGGGAATTGCAGTGGTTTAAAAGACGGTTTTCCCTACTTTTTCTCTCTGTTTTAGTCTGTTTGCTAGTAACAGTAAGTCAGAAAACCTGGCCAAGGGGGGATGAGGTGTCTTTGCCTCCCCTAAAACCCCATCCCCTGCCTCCCACTCTTGCCGCCTGGCAAAGTGACTACAAGGAAGACTATTTTGACTACCTCCAATCCCATCCGGTGGGGGCCCTAATTTGGTATGATTTCCCCGTAAGGGTGTATCTGGAATCCCCCCCTGACAACCTTTCCCCCTCAGGGGCCAAAGCCTTTCAACAGTGGCGTCAGGCGGGGAAAAAGGCTATTGCCGCCTGGAATCCCTATATCCCCCTTCAGGAAACAAACAATCCTGAAAAGGCCGATATTCTAATCTACCGTCAACCGCCACCAGTAGGTAGACTACGGGTAAATCCGGAAACGGGATTGTTTGACCTACCTAGGGTTGCCGCAGCCACTACCACCGTGCAATTTTATTTGCGGGATTCCCAGCTGCGCCACAAAATGATTATCCGTGTAAACCCCAATCAGAATCTAGACTATCTGGAAAGCAACATCACCCATGAGTTAGGACATGCCTTGGGCATATGGGGGCATAGTCCCAGTCCTCAAGATATAATGTACCATGCCCATACCCGAGACATCCCCACCATTTCTGTCAGGGATATTAACACCCTCAAAAGAGTATATCAGCAACCTACCCGTTTGGGCTGGAGGTTGTCAGGAAATTAAACCGGTAGGCGTCTTTTTTGGGAATATACTCCCCCAGAGAAATCCAGAAGTCCAATATCCTTTCCCCTAGCCACTGGGGATGGAAATAGTGGAAGAAATGTCCTCCTTTTGGACATTGACAAATTCGATCTCCTGTTTTCAAATACAATTCCCATTTTTCTATCTCCGTCCAGAATACGATCTGATCCTCCCTACTACCACACACCATCAGCGGCGGGGTTATAGTCTTGACAGGGAAACTTGTATGCCTTTTATACAATGAGTGGGGGGAGAGGGAGTAAACCAGCGCCTTTTGTAGCAGTTTCACCAGTGACTTTTGATAGTACGAATTCCCATAGCCAAACAAACACCTTCCCAAGTGATTCAGAATTACCTCCTGGGAACACTTGAAATGACGTCGTAACAGGTAATAATACCCCACCCAGTCCATGGCAGGATTGACTCCTACCCCCAGAAGGGTTAAAGACTTCACCTTTTCCGGATATCTACTGGCATATTGTAGACCCAAGAAACCACAAGTGCTATGTCCTACTAGATGCACTGGCTTTTTTAACAGGCTTAGGTAGTCGTCCAACAAATCAATGGCCAACTGATGAGAGGTGCTTTCATCTTCTGTTAGCTCATATTCCCAATGAGCGACATCCAGATATTGCGATAAATGTTTAATAACAGGGAGATTGAAACGCCTTAGGTAAGGATTAGTGTTGAGCCAAACTACCTCTGG
Encoded proteins:
- the ftsH3 gene encoding ATP-dependent zinc metalloprotease FtsH3 — protein: MNRNNKKWRNVGLYAILAVVVIALSTAFLDRPQGSQSTWKYSEFLQQVQQDRVERVSITADRTQAIATAKDGQRYLVNLPEDPELIDILTQNGVDIVVLPQSDDSFWLRALSSLFFPVLLLVGLFVLLRRAANGPGSQAMNFGKSRARVQMEPQTQVTFNDVAGIEQAKLELAEVVDFLKNGERFTAVGAKIPKGVLLVGPPGTGKTLLAKAVAGEAGVPFFSISGSEFVEMFVGVGASRVRDLFEQAKQNAPCIVFIDEIDAVGRQRGAGLGGGNDEREQTLNQLLTEMDGFEGNTGVIVIAATNRPDVLDPALLRPGRFDRQIVVDRPDYAGRCEILKVHARGKSLASDVDLEKIARRTPGFTGADLANLLNEAAILAARRNLTEITMNEINDAIERVLAGPEKKNRVMSQKRKELVAYHEAGHALVGALLPDYDPIQKISIIPRGRAGGLTWFTPSEERMESGLYSRAYLENQMTVALGGRAAEEIVFGEEEITTGASNDLQQVTRVARQMVTRFGMSDRLGPVALGRQNGSIFLGREIASDRDYSDATAAAIDEEVKKMVDKAYQRAKQILMENREILDKLAQMLVEKETVDGEELQRLLDSSDVKLATVA
- a CDS encoding matrixin family metalloprotease, with the protein product MLRELQWFKRRFSLLFLSVLVCLLVTVSQKTWPRGDEVSLPPLKPHPLPPTLAAWQSDYKEDYFDYLQSHPVGALIWYDFPVRVYLESPPDNLSPSGAKAFQQWRQAGKKAIAAWNPYIPLQETNNPEKADILIYRQPPPVGRLRVNPETGLFDLPRVAAATTTVQFYLRDSQLRHKMIIRVNPNQNLDYLESNITHELGHALGIWGHSPSPQDIMYHAHTRDIPTISVRDINTLKRVYQQPTRLGWRLSGN
- a CDS encoding alpha/beta hydrolase; this encodes MYTTPEVVWLNTNPYLRRFNLPVIKHLSQYLDVAHWEYELTEDESTSHQLAIDLLDDYLSLLKKPVHLVGHSTCGFLGLQYASRYPEKVKSLTLLGVGVNPAMDWVGYYYLLRRHFKCSQEVILNHLGRCLFGYGNSYYQKSLVKLLQKALVYSLSPHSLYKRHTSFPVKTITPPLMVCGSREDQIVFWTEIEKWELYLKTGDRICQCPKGGHFFHYFHPQWLGERILDFWISLGEYIPKKDAYRFNFLTTSSPNG